A region of the Thioploca ingrica genome:
TTTATAGCGTGACAATATCTGCATAATAATGCCCATGAGTACTACCCCTTCGATGGTTAGAATTAAACCAGTATAAGTAGGTAATAGCGCCGCTATGGAAGTAACCCCGAGATAAAATGTGTAGGCCATCGCAATGGCCAGCGCAATTTTGATGCGGTACAACATTCTCACATAATTAAATATCAATAAGCCAATAATAGTAAATGAAATCGCCAAAGCCAATATGACTTCAATATAAACCAGTAGGTAAACGAACAGAGGATAAAATAAAAAATAAGTCACACTAATAATAGCGATCTGGACAAAATTTAACCGGTGGCCAGCCAATAATAAAATAGCACTTAACGAAGCCAGAAATAATAGAAAGAAAGCCGGTGCTCGGTAAGTCATCACTGCGAGTTGTTTTTCGATGTTGAGCTTATCGGGGAGAATAACACCAATATTAAATTGAGTCAGGGTGCGATCCAGTTTCCAGAGCAATAGCTTACCATCAGATGTTTCCTGTGGTGGCGCAGTGGGTGGCATGGTGGCTTCTGCATAGTCTAAATTTTTTGCACCTTGTACTTCCACTTTCATCAGAAAGTTATTAATTTTTTTCCCGGGTTCAAAGCCATATTGAAATTGATCCAGTCCTCTCCCTTCATAATGAACTGCAATTTCGAGGGTTGCGGCTGGTTCTAATAAACCCGTCCATAAGGCCAAATTCGGTTGATATTCAGTGTTTTCAAGGTCTTCTTCGCCATTCACTAACAGTTTTACATTTTGTAACATCCCCCGTGTTTGTTGAGTGGGATAGGGAAAAATAAAAGAGAGATAAATTTTTTCATTTTCTGGATTACGAAAGGTATATTTCCCTAAAAAATCAGCATTATAACCAGTATAATACACTAACCCTTTTTTTCGATAATCCATTTTGAGAATGACTGTCAGGTCTGAGGTCTGAATTTCTCCTCTACTCAAGCTTGAAACATCTGAACCAAACCGTTTATAACGAATAGAAGGCATTGGTTGTGCAAGATTGTCACCCCAAATTTGTTTGACCGAACTTAATTGGGTGTTCATCGCTTGGTAGGTTCTTTCCTCAAGGCGCGCTGCTAACATCATCCAAGCAATAACTAGTGGCAAAAAGATTAACCAAATGTATGGGTTAAATAACGTTGTTTTTGACAATTGAAAAAAATTTCTGGCATTCTTGTTAGGCGGTTGCATAAATTTACTTAAGCAGTCGTGGCATTAAACTCAGCTATATTAGCCACAATCTTATTAATTTTGGCCGTGACTGTTTCTTTGCCAGATTTGTTTAGTTTAACTAAAGCTTTACCAGAGACGATTTCAGTAAAAGCAATAAGTTGATCACCAATACCTTTTACTACGGGTTGTGGATCCTGGGTAAAAATCGCTTGATTAACTAGAACAGTACCTTCAACAAGGGTACCATCAATGGGAATAATGTCACCAACCTGCATCACAACAATATCTCCAACCTTCGCTTCTTTAATGGGTACTTCAATTTCAACTTCATTTTGCCAAAGCCAAACGGAACTCGGAATCACGCCTAAAATGTTGAGCAATCCCTCTTGAAAATCGGTTTTAACCTTAAATGCTAACCATTGTAGAGAATAAAAAATCCAATCTATTAAAGCGGCTGATAAATAATGTTTAGTAATAAGCAATCCGGTTACAGTGGCGGCGTCAATTGCACCCACATTAGTACGATGCTCTTGAAAAATTAATTTGAGCAGGTTTTGCCAAAGAGAAACTAGGTTATAAGTAACCCCTAATACACTAATAAAAAGTAAGGGCGGATAAAATAAAGTCCCTAATACTGCAAAAATTAATGAACCAGAAGAAATAATAAAGGCTCGATGTGCAACCTGCTTTTTTTCCAAATAGTTGTTACCCGCTTGTTTCTCCTTGGAATTCTGTTTCAACAAAATAGTTGGCTTCGCTTTTACGTGGTGAAATATTTTCAGACCAATAAGTAATTTTAGACCGGCGAAAGCGATTGCACTACCGGCTATAAAGGTTAAAGGTACCATGTTTTACTCCCGTTATCAGTTATTAATCTTGATTATTATTAAGCCAGTTATCTCCGGCTTTGGGTTGATAGCCATTACGGTTATCAGTACCAATTTATATTGCAATTATTGTATTTCTTTAATGCTTATCTGGCGCTAATGGCAAAGGTTGTTCTTGTCCATTGACAATCAACTTTCCATCTTGCAATTGTGCAACGAATTGGTAATTTTCCTCTTTAGTTTCAACCAGCCATTTTTGCTTAAGATATTTTTGGATTTGTTGTTCGGTTTTTGTCCGTGCTTGTTTTTTTAAGTCCGCTAATACCGGTTCGCTTATCTTTTTGTCTTTACTTGAATTTTTAAATTCTTCTCGGAGATGAGTTAGCCAATTGTTCATGAACAACTGTTCTAATAAGCCCTTGCCTAAGGTAAATTCTGATTGTCCTTGTAATGCTGGGATTAAAACCTCAGGTTCTAATGAAGTTGCTTTGTTACCATCAATACGAAGATTGAGGTTACCTTCAATATTTCCTTGTGAAGTTTTAACCAAAAACTGAGTGAGTGCAATTTCTGGTGATTGGGCCAATAATTTAGGGGCTACCTCCATCAACTTACCGAATAAAGCGATACCGATTACCGTGGAGTTGTTTTGACCTTTCATGTCACGAGCTGTTTTTTGTATAGCTAATAAAGCCTCTGCATCTAAACGACGAAAGGCCAGATTACTTAAGTAACTCATTCCTAAGTTTTTGTTTATAAAAATATTCGGTACAGACAAGTTACCAATTTGGGTATGTACTCCATAATTAACAATATTGCCTTGATCCTGAGTATCTGTAGTCAGTTGTAATTTGTCTAAATTGAATTGTGAACCTTTGTCAGTAAAGCCAAGGTGACCAATATTCAGTTTTAAATTACCTAATTCGAGTCCATGCTGAGTTTTCTCACTGTTAAATTGAAAAACCAACGTTTCTAACAAAGCGTGATTGTTGTCATCTTGTTGTGCCTTAAGTAAAGGGAGTTTCAAATCGAGTTGAGAAGGTCTCAAATTGGCATCAAATAAACCCTGAAAAGTGGTCGCATCCCATAAAAGAGAAAAACCTTGGTTAGTGGTTACTTTTAAACCGCCAAAATCGAATTGGCTATTAATCGCCTCAAATTGATTGGTAAAAGTTAATAGACCGTTTAATCCTTTCCAATCAAAGTTCGCTTGATCGCTCTTATCGGCTTTAGTAATTTTGCGTTTATCAGCGGGTATGACCAATTGGCTGGCTCCAGTGCCATTATTATCAAGACGAGTCTGAATAGAGAGTTTTGGCAGTGCTCCAAGAACCTGAGTCACTTTTTTAGACAATAACCATTCAATCTCGGTATTTAATTGTACCGGTTTGGGTTGTTTTTCCAAATGAGTTGAGAAATTTTGTTTAATGGCTTCTAATAATACCCAAGGTTGTTGAGTTATTTTGTCAATTGGAATTTCGATTTGCTCTTGGGGAAGCGGATTACCACCATTAATACGGTGTTGCAAAGTAAAATGAAGCGTATTAGGTGGTGTAGCCGATTCACTCATAGTGACTGGTGGGGTTAGCTGAGGTGAAGCGCTTACTAAATGGGTTGAATTGGCATTTAAAGGTAAAGAAAAACAGATTGGTCCAATCGATAACAAACTAACCAGCCAAGCCGGTAATATTCTATTCATCTTAATTGCGCGAGATACCCCGTCCTTTCGGTCGGGGAGGGATAGCGCGTCGGCTCAAGCCGACCCAGTTCTCGCTCCTCTTATGATTAGGCTATCTGTGTAAGTAAAAATGAGGTGCTGGTCTTTCCCAGCGGTCAACCGGTTAAGGTGTCCCCGTAAGGGGCTAGTGACGCGGCGGTTTCCCACCATCTCCCTTCGACAAGGCCACCCCGCGGCTCTGGCTGTGGCCAGCCACGACTAAAACCTTCGGGGCTTTACCTTTCCCCAGCATGATTAAAGCCTTTTAGAGCAGCAGACTCAGGAAGCATCTGCTGGTAAGTCTTAACGACCTCGGTATGGCGTAGCACTCTTTCGAGTGCTGAGTCTGGTCAACCTCGCTTTGACAAGCTCCGTCCTTTAGGGCGGGGTAGTTGACATAAGAACTTTCCTTATCATAATGAGTAATCGTTGGGGAAAATGATCTTCCTATTTATCACCTAAAATAATGGTACTGCATAATACCGGTTTTAGCACATTTTATTTAGTTAAAGGAAAAAATATGGTTAACACCAAAATTTTATTGGATGAAGCTGAGATACCGACTCATTGGTATAACGTGATTGCTGATATGCCAAACCCACCGGCACCTTATTTAGGACCAGATGGTAAGCCGGTCACACCAGAGATGATGAGCGCTATTTTCGCGCCAGAGTTAATAGAACAAGAAATGTCTACCCAACGATGGATTCAAATTCCTCAAGAAGTACGAGAAATCTTAAAGTTATGGCGCCCTTCACCTTTATATCGTGCGCACCGTTTGGAAACGGTACTGAATACACCCGCAAAAATTTATTATAAATATGAAGGAGTCAGTCCGGCGGGTTCACATAAACCCAATTCGGCCGTAGCACAAGCTTATTATAACAAAATAGCTGGCATAAAGCGGTTAACCACTGAAACTGGCGCTGGACAATGGGGTTCAGCTTTATCTTTAGCCGGTAATTTATTTGGCTTGGAAGTACGAGTCTATATGGTGAAAGTGAGCTATGAGCAAAAACCCTTTCGCCGCTCCATGATGCAAACGTGGGGTGCAGAAGTGTTACCGAGCCCAAGCAACTTAACTCAAGCTGGACAACAAATACTTTCCCACGATCCCAATTGTCCAGGATCATTAGGTATAGCTATTTCTGAAGCAGTAGAAGAAGCCGCTTCACGGCGCGACACTAACTATACACTCGGTTCAGTGTTAAACCATGTTTTATTACATCAAACGGTTATTGGATTAGAAACTCGTAAGCAACTAGAAAAAGTAGGCGATTATCCCGATGTCATTTTTGCACCTTGCGGTGGCGGTTCTAATGTGGGTGGGATGATGTTTCCTTTTTTAGCCGACAAAGCGGCTGGTAAAGCAATCCGGTTAGTCGCCGTTGAACCCACTTCTTGTCCTACCTTAACGCGTGGACAATTTGCCTATGACTATGGTGATTCAGTAGGATTAACACCATTAATCCTGATGTACACCTTAGGGCATGATTTTGTACCGCCAGGTATTCACGCCGGTGGATTACGTTATCATGGAGATTCCGCTTTAGTTTCGCAACTGTATCATGAGGGCATATTAGAAGCGATAGCCGTACCCCAATTGGCTACCTTTAAAGCCGGGGTTTTATTTTCTAAAGCCGAAGGGATTATTCCGGCACCCGAGTCCAATCATGCGATCTGTGCGGCTATCGACGAAGCTTTGCGTTGTAAAACCAGCGGCGAACAGAAAACGATTCTCTTCACTTTATCTGGACACGGTCATTTTGATATGCTTGCTTACGATAAATATTTAAGTGGAGAATTAGTGGATCAGGATTATCCAGAAGAAATTTTGCAAGCCGCTTTACAGAATTTGCCGAAGATACACGGCTAAAAAAATAGCTATAATCCCTCAAATAATGCAGCCTGTGTAGGATGCGGTGAGCTGGC
Encoded here:
- a CDS encoding cation transporting ATPase; the protein is MVPLTFIAGSAIAFAGLKLLIGLKIFHHVKAKPTILLKQNSKEKQAGNNYLEKKQVAHRAFIISSGSLIFAVLGTLFYPPLLFISVLGVTYNLVSLWQNLLKLIFQEHRTNVGAIDAATVTGLLITKHYLSAALIDWIFYSLQWLAFKVKTDFQEGLLNILGVIPSSVWLWQNEVEIEVPIKEAKVGDIVVMQVGDIIPIDGTLVEGTVLVNQAIFTQDPQPVVKGIGDQLIAFTEIVSGKALVKLNKSGKETVTAKINKIVANIAEFNATTA
- a CDS encoding tryptophan synthase subunit beta, with the translated sequence MVNTKILLDEAEIPTHWYNVIADMPNPPAPYLGPDGKPVTPEMMSAIFAPELIEQEMSTQRWIQIPQEVREILKLWRPSPLYRAHRLETVLNTPAKIYYKYEGVSPAGSHKPNSAVAQAYYNKIAGIKRLTTETGAGQWGSALSLAGNLFGLEVRVYMVKVSYEQKPFRRSMMQTWGAEVLPSPSNLTQAGQQILSHDPNCPGSLGIAISEAVEEAASRRDTNYTLGSVLNHVLLHQTVIGLETRKQLEKVGDYPDVIFAPCGGGSNVGGMMFPFLADKAAGKAIRLVAVEPTSCPTLTRGQFAYDYGDSVGLTPLILMYTLGHDFVPPGIHAGGLRYHGDSALVSQLYHEGILEAIAVPQLATFKAGVLFSKAEGIIPAPESNHAICAAIDEALRCKTSGEQKTILFTLSGHGHFDMLAYDKYLSGELVDQDYPEEILQAALQNLPKIHG